The following proteins are co-located in the Fluviicola sp. genome:
- a CDS encoding HNH endonuclease — protein sequence MPYSRHRKNDLLNKIINALNDDGWNVLFLHDPRDHPFDLRIFNENETHDIKIYVWNLTHGGGAARAADEYRIQITGVNQFESFQNGKVLILGWWDEGQVFAGFDFNFHREVLGHSPSIQIKEEALRNGYVNGFGIWQKGNNEIAIAIRPDFLGEYIKRLEELHSFGESPQDLALLDNVIENPTINNVQIEQVTIERRETVQIIRKKIRDNSFKNRVLTAYSGSCAFCGVQLKLVDAAHIIPVENNGTDETSNGIALCALHHRAYDRRLIAFDETYRIMVNVNQMNNLTSLSLDGGRENFENSLRPIIILPPAINDRPHIDFIREANKIRGWTLSL from the coding sequence ATGCCATATTCGAGACATAGAAAAAATGACTTATTAAATAAGATAATCAATGCATTAAATGATGATGGGTGGAATGTGCTATTTCTCCATGATCCTAGAGATCATCCATTTGATTTGCGAATTTTTAATGAAAACGAAACCCATGACATTAAAATCTACGTTTGGAATTTAACCCATGGAGGAGGAGCCGCTCGTGCAGCTGACGAATATAGAATTCAAATTACTGGAGTTAATCAGTTTGAATCATTTCAAAATGGGAAAGTTCTCATCCTTGGCTGGTGGGATGAAGGGCAAGTTTTTGCGGGTTTTGATTTTAATTTTCATAGAGAAGTACTTGGACATTCTCCTTCTATTCAAATAAAAGAAGAAGCATTAAGAAATGGCTACGTTAACGGTTTTGGAATTTGGCAGAAAGGGAATAATGAAATCGCTATAGCAATCAGACCTGATTTTTTAGGTGAATACATAAAACGCCTAGAAGAGCTTCATTCATTTGGAGAATCGCCCCAAGATCTTGCTCTATTGGATAATGTCATTGAAAACCCTACAATAAATAATGTGCAAATTGAACAAGTAACTATTGAAAGGAGGGAAACTGTTCAGATAATAAGAAAGAAAATACGCGATAACAGCTTTAAGAACAGAGTATTAACTGCTTATTCTGGTTCTTGTGCTTTTTGTGGAGTTCAACTTAAATTGGTAGATGCTGCTCATATTATTCCTGTCGAAAATAATGGAACAGATGAGACTTCGAATGGAATAGCATTGTGTGCACTACATCACCGAGCTTATGATAGACGTTTAATTGCTTTTGATGAAACATATCGGATAATGGTAAATGTAAATCAGATGAATAATCTCACATCTTTAAGTTTAGATGGTGGTCGTGAGAATTTTGAAAACTCACTTAGACCCATAATTATCTTGCCACCAGCAATAAATGATAGACCACACATTGATTTCATTCGTGAAGCAAATAAAATTCGTGGTTGGACACTGAGCTTATAA
- a CDS encoding T9SS type A sorting domain-containing protein, with amino-acid sequence MKKILLAFMTCSSVFAMQATAQHLDSTFNSNGYLPYLGPNSNSEGNLGSGMGSALQADGKIVTILKRDPNSPDLMMHVYRYLPDGMPDPTFGTNGAVSTFCGQASIGYDVAIQQDGKIVLVGESEYCINGICGASQFIMMRLKTDGSLDSTFGNNGHLLTNNVFAGTTGTYSIPKNLHILPDGKFLVGGIGPGGKPAIVRLNTNGFPDNTYGVNGVFSLTNITRSQYRSMAIGPNGEAYGLLFTDTWDQTTISYDSTNYSDVTVFKLTPDGQLDQTFGTNGLFRFDMDVTDQPFSITVSSSGKVLIAGYNMPDHYYYSPLDFNGYGETNVGFVAFMNANGTLDTSIPNGFSTFDFQEDTATFFNKIIERSPNEFLICGFTTDYVGGNFQNKGLIVSMNNQGQLNNAFNGNGYMIFDHGIVGTSGWNGKLANFMDVDVTSNNDILLTGYRNPVGGATKGSIYLLKLTFGSGSNLSVDEPAEASEFSAYPNPVTNGRFEISLDEAASIQLISMDGRILYESEVAEGVSTISHDSYKGIAILRVQTKDGKTGTKKLLFE; translated from the coding sequence ATGAAGAAGATTTTACTCGCTTTTATGACTTGTTCGTCGGTTTTTGCCATGCAGGCAACCGCACAGCACCTCGACTCTACGTTCAATTCGAACGGCTACCTCCCCTACCTCGGTCCAAATTCAAACAGTGAAGGAAACCTGGGATCCGGCATGGGATCTGCGCTGCAGGCCGATGGAAAAATTGTGACTATTCTAAAAAGAGATCCGAATTCGCCGGATCTAATGATGCACGTTTACCGGTATTTGCCCGATGGAATGCCTGATCCGACTTTCGGAACAAACGGTGCAGTTTCTACTTTCTGCGGACAGGCAAGCATCGGTTACGACGTTGCCATTCAACAGGATGGAAAAATTGTATTGGTCGGAGAATCCGAATACTGCATCAACGGGATTTGCGGTGCCAGCCAGTTCATTATGATGCGTTTAAAAACTGACGGAAGCCTGGATTCTACCTTCGGGAACAACGGTCATTTGCTGACAAACAATGTTTTCGCCGGAACTACCGGAACTTATTCCATTCCCAAAAACCTGCACATTCTTCCGGATGGAAAATTCCTGGTCGGAGGAATCGGACCGGGCGGAAAACCGGCAATTGTCCGCCTAAACACCAATGGTTTCCCGGATAATACTTACGGGGTAAACGGCGTGTTTTCACTGACGAATATTACCCGGTCCCAATACAGAAGCATGGCAATTGGTCCGAACGGTGAAGCTTACGGCTTGTTATTCACCGATACCTGGGACCAGACAACGATTTCCTATGATTCAACGAATTATTCGGACGTGACGGTATTTAAACTGACTCCTGACGGACAGCTGGACCAGACTTTCGGCACCAACGGGCTTTTCCGCTTTGATATGGATGTTACCGATCAGCCTTTTTCGATTACTGTTTCCAGTTCCGGAAAAGTACTCATAGCGGGTTACAACATGCCGGACCACTATTATTACTCTCCGCTGGATTTCAACGGTTATGGTGAAACCAACGTAGGGTTTGTTGCTTTCATGAATGCTAACGGAACATTGGACACGAGCATCCCGAACGGATTCAGCACTTTTGATTTCCAGGAAGACACTGCTACTTTCTTCAATAAGATCATTGAGAGAAGCCCGAATGAATTCCTGATCTGTGGATTTACAACCGATTATGTGGGTGGAAATTTCCAGAACAAGGGATTGATCGTGAGCATGAACAACCAGGGACAATTAAACAATGCTTTCAACGGGAACGGATACATGATCTTTGACCACGGAATTGTGGGAACTTCCGGCTGGAACGGGAAACTGGCGAATTTCATGGATGTGGATGTAACCAGCAACAATGATATTTTATTGACCGGATACCGAAACCCGGTTGGTGGCGCTACCAAAGGAAGTATTTACCTTCTGAAGCTTACTTTCGGATCGGGAAGCAACCTGTCTGTCGACGAACCAGCGGAAGCATCCGAATTTTCAGCTTATCCGAACCCGGTTACAAACGGCCGTTTCGAGATCAGCCTGGATGAAGCAGCAAGCATTCAATTGATCTCCATGGACGGAAGAATCCTGTATGAAAGCGAAGTTGCGGAAGGAGTTTCTACGATCTCACACGATTCTTATAAAGGAATTGCAATTCTGAGAGTGCAAACGAAAGACGGGAAAACGGGAACTAAAAAGTTGTTGTTTGAATAA